The region GGCAGAACGACACGAGTGAAATTACAAGTGCGCCGATCCGGGCCAGTCAAGCCGAGATCTGCTATTGGGCCTCTTATTCACTCTGCGGAACCAAGGCTGCGCGGAAAGTGTTCAAATCGGCCTAAACGCGACACCTTCCCCATCCGACGCCCGGGTCCCTCCTCTCACGCTCACTGAGGAGGACGCCATCGACGCCGGTCCCGTTGCATCGCGCGGGAGATGGAGCAGGGTGGCGCGGGGGTCGTGCGGGGATCGTGCAGGGGTGGTGCGGGGGTGGTGCGCGTCGATGCGCGTTGGTGCGCCCTCTCACCGGTACAACGCGTGCACAAACCTTTCTGCCTCCAGAGCGACCTGATGAGGTGAACCTTGAGCTGAAACGTGAGATCAAGTTGACAGCGGCGCGGCGATCCGGGTCTCCTTGGTCGCATGTCAGTGACCCACGCGCCCCTGCCGACCCGTGACCACGGGTTCCGCTGCGCTGTGCAGGCTCGCTGTCGCTGTTCGAGCTGTTGATGCCCCCCGAGCTCCAGCTTTCTCCGCGTTTCTCTCGCTTCGCCTACGGCGCCTCGTCCTGAGACCTCGTTCGCACCGCACTTCGCGCCCTGACAGCGTCCCCTACGGCGCACCTCTCCGCGCCCTTCCCGCCGAGGAACCCCCGCCATGAACAGCGACGTCCAGATCGCCGGTGACCCGCTCGCCATCCCGCATCTGCTGCCGCCCGTACCCGCGCACCCCTCCACCGTCTCCGCCTTCGCGGGTCTGGCCCGCACCATCGCGGCCGACCGCGACGGCTGGGCCTCCCTCGTCCAGTACGACGCCACCAGCCGCTGGTACCACCGGCTGCGCACCGGCCCCGGCTATGAGGTGTGGCTGCTGAGCTGGGTGCCCGGACAGGGCAGCGGAGCCCACGACCACGGCCGCTCCTCCGGAGTGCTGACCGTGCTCCAGGGCGAGCTCACCGAACGGGTGGGAACGCGCGGCGTGCGGCATGCGCTGCGCGCCGGCGCACAGCGCGTCTTCGCGCCCGGTTATGTGCACGACGTCGTCAACGACGCCCTCGAACCGGCCGTCAGCCTGCACATCTACTTCCCCGGGCTGACCGAGATGCCGCTGCACCCCACCCAGAGCGCCGAGTTGTCCGCCCCCGCGCGCCCTGCCGCGGCCCCCGGCACGCTGGGCGTCCCGGGCCGCTGAGCCGCCCCGAACGCCCGCGATGTCCGGGGCTGCTGCCAGACTGTCTCCCATGCGCATTGTGGTTCTGGCAGGCGGTATCGGTGGCGCCCGTTTCCTTCGCGGTCTGATGTCGGCGGCTC is a window of Streptomyces violaceusniger Tu 4113 DNA encoding:
- a CDS encoding cysteine dioxygenase, with amino-acid sequence MNSDVQIAGDPLAIPHLLPPVPAHPSTVSAFAGLARTIAADRDGWASLVQYDATSRWYHRLRTGPGYEVWLLSWVPGQGSGAHDHGRSSGVLTVLQGELTERVGTRGVRHALRAGAQRVFAPGYVHDVVNDALEPAVSLHIYFPGLTEMPLHPTQSAELSAPARPAAAPGTLGVPGR